In Gigantopelta aegis isolate Gae_Host chromosome 14, Gae_host_genome, whole genome shotgun sequence, the following proteins share a genomic window:
- the LOC121389381 gene encoding ribonuclease P protein subunit p29-like gives MEQKVTAGAMYSSLPVSVETHSTQLGLKPSFTKDKKKAFIAAFLKKSIPKNYHQQIDDDAMQHKCLLLDKHKKVKKKKTKPRKKKTISSKERKALKLFKLKKDGHRFGDYVALQVLWQEYIKEVIDFKKLTKKNMHATEETFLKSDLHGAILTVQRSLCPSYVGTSGIVLQESRNTFRIITKGNRLKTIPKLNSVFTTEVAGFVFTIHGNHFRVKPYERVNKKFKRKSTTDL, from the exons ATGGAACAGAAGGTTACTGCAG GAGCAATGTACAGCAGTCTCCCTGTATCTGTTGAAACTCACAGCACCCAGCTAGGCTTGAAG CCGAGTTTTACGAAAGATAAAAAGAAAGCGTTTATAGCAGCGTTTTTGAAGAAGAGCATTCCGAAGAACTACCACCAGCAGATAGATGATGACGCGATGCAGCACAAGTGTCTGCTGCTAGACAAACACAAGaaagtgaagaagaagaaaaccaaGCCACGCAAGAAGAAAACCATCTCCAGCAAAGAGAGGAAAGCTCTCAAGCTGTTCAAACTCAAGAAAGACGGACACAG GTTTGGTGATTATGTTGCATTGCAAGTTCTGTGGCAAGAATACATCAAAGAAGTAATTGACTTTAAAAA attAACCAAGAAGAACATGCATGCTACAGAGGAAACCTTTCTCAAGTCTGATCTTCATGGTGCCATTCTGACAGTCCAGAGGTCACTCTGTCCGTCCTATGTCGGTACATCCGGCATCGTTCTGCAAGAATCTCGCAACACATTCAGAATCATCACCAAGGGGAACAGGTTAAAAA CTATACCCAAGTTAAACAGTGTCTTCACAACAGAAGTGGCTGGCTTTGTCTTCACAATCCACGGAAATCATTTTAGAGTGAAACCATACGAACGGGTAAATAAGAAGTTCAAACGAAAATCAACAACAGatctgtaa